One Entomomonas asaccharolytica DNA segment encodes these proteins:
- a CDS encoding glutamine synthetase family protein yields the protein MTVPLRADPLEASEFLKKHPEIQFVDLLIADMNGIVRGKRIERASLQKVYEKGINLPASIFALDINGSTVESSGLGLDIGEADRVCYPIAGTLCVEPWQKRPTAQLLMAMYEPDGTPFFADPREVLRQVVKQFDNLGLTICAAFEVEFYLIDQENINGRPQPPLSPISGKRPQSNQVYLIDDLDEYADCLQDILDGAKVQGIPADAIVKESAPAQFEVNLHHVTDPIRACEYAILLKRLIKNIAYDHEMDTTFMAKPYPKQAGNGLHLHVSILDKEGNNIFTADDAEQNEILRHAVGGVLETLPKSMAFLCPNVNSYRRFSAQFYVPNAPTWGLDNRTVAIRIPTDTPNSIRIEHRVAGADANPYLLMAGLLTGIHHGLTNKIEPAKAVEGNAYEQYEPSLPNNLRDALRELDDSEVFARYIDPKYIDIFVACKESELEEFELSISDLEYNWYLHTV from the coding sequence ATGACAGTACCCCTGCGTGCTGATCCATTAGAAGCAAGTGAGTTTTTAAAAAAACACCCAGAAATACAGTTTGTTGATTTGTTAATTGCTGATATGAATGGGATTGTTCGTGGTAAGCGTATAGAACGAGCTAGTTTACAAAAAGTATATGAAAAAGGGATTAATCTTCCAGCCTCTATTTTTGCTTTAGATATTAATGGTTCTACTGTAGAAAGTTCAGGGTTAGGACTTGATATTGGTGAGGCAGACCGTGTTTGTTATCCTATCGCTGGTACATTATGTGTTGAGCCTTGGCAAAAAAGACCAACCGCACAATTATTGATGGCGATGTATGAGCCTGATGGTACTCCTTTTTTTGCTGACCCTCGTGAAGTGTTGCGGCAAGTAGTTAAGCAGTTCGATAATTTAGGATTAACTATTTGTGCTGCTTTTGAGGTTGAGTTTTATTTAATTGATCAAGAAAATATTAATGGTCGACCTCAGCCGCCTCTTTCTCCTATTTCTGGCAAGCGGCCGCAGTCTAATCAGGTTTATCTTATTGATGATTTAGATGAATATGCAGATTGTTTACAGGATATTTTGGATGGTGCAAAAGTGCAGGGTATCCCTGCTGATGCCATTGTAAAAGAAAGCGCACCTGCACAATTTGAGGTGAATTTGCACCATGTTACAGATCCTATTAGAGCGTGTGAATATGCAATTTTACTAAAACGATTAATTAAAAATATTGCATATGACCATGAAATGGATACTACTTTTATGGCTAAGCCCTATCCTAAACAAGCAGGGAATGGTTTACATCTGCATGTATCGATCTTGGATAAAGAGGGTAATAATATTTTTACTGCAGATGATGCTGAGCAAAATGAGATATTACGTCATGCTGTCGGTGGGGTATTGGAAACGTTACCAAAAAGTATGGCGTTCTTGTGTCCTAATGTGAATTCTTATAGGCGTTTTAGCGCACAATTTTATGTGCCTAATGCCCCAACATGGGGGTTAGATAATAGGACAGTAGCTATCCGTATTCCTACAGATACACCAAATTCCATCCGAATTGAACACAGAGTGGCTGGCGCGGATGCTAACCCTTATTTATTGATGGCAGGTTTGTTAACAGGTATTCATCATGGTCTTACTAATAAAATAGAACCAGCCAAAGCAGTAGAAGGCAATGCTTATGAGCAGTATGAGCCTAGCTTACCCAATAATTTAAGGGATGCATTAAGAGAGTTAGATGATAGTGAGGTATTTGCGCGTTATATTGATCCAAAATATATTGATATATTTGTAGCCTGTAAAGAGAGCGAGTTGGAGGAGTTTGAACTATCCATTTCCGATTTAGAATATAATTGGTATTTACATACGGTTTAA
- the aguB gene encoding N-carbamoylputrescine amidase encodes MSRLVTVAATQMACSWDRDANITKAEKLVREAAGKGANIILIQELFETPYFCQKPNADYMLLATPIEDNPAIKHFQQIAAELKVVLPISFFELAGRARFNSIAIIDADGSLLGIYRKSHIPDGPGYHEKYYFNPGDRGFQVWQTRYAKIGVGICWDQWFPETARAMALLGAELLFYPTAIGSEPHDATISSRDHWQRVQQGHAGANVMPLIASNRVGREDQEDYHITFYGSSFIANQFGEKVAEMDELTEGVITYAFDLDALEKIRSAWGVFRDRRPNLYYPLTTLDGYLES; translated from the coding sequence ATGTCTCGATTGGTAACAGTAGCTGCTACCCAAATGGCTTGTAGTTGGGATCGTGATGCTAATATTACTAAGGCTGAAAAATTAGTTCGAGAGGCTGCTGGCAAAGGGGCAAATATTATTCTCATTCAAGAGTTGTTTGAAACACCTTATTTTTGTCAAAAACCTAATGCTGATTATATGCTTTTAGCAACCCCTATAGAAGATAACCCAGCTATCAAACATTTCCAACAAATTGCAGCTGAATTAAAGGTTGTATTACCCATTAGTTTTTTTGAGCTAGCGGGACGTGCTCGTTTTAATAGTATTGCGATTATTGATGCTGATGGTAGTTTATTAGGTATTTATCGTAAGAGTCATATCCCAGACGGCCCTGGTTACCATGAGAAGTATTATTTTAATCCTGGTGATAGGGGTTTTCAGGTTTGGCAAACTCGCTATGCGAAGATCGGTGTAGGCATTTGTTGGGATCAATGGTTTCCAGAAACAGCTCGTGCAATGGCTTTATTAGGGGCTGAGTTATTATTTTATCCCACCGCTATTGGTAGTGAGCCGCATGACGCTACTATTTCTTCAAGAGATCATTGGCAACGAGTACAGCAAGGTCATGCTGGTGCTAATGTAATGCCTTTAATTGCTTCTAATCGTGTAGGTAGAGAGGATCAAGAAGACTATCATATTACCTTCTATGGTTCTTCATTTATAGCCAATCAGTTTGGTGAGAAAGTGGCTGAAATGGATGAGTTAACAGAAGGGGTAATTACTTATGCTTTTGATTTAGATGCATTAGAAAAAATCCGTAGTGCATGGGGTGTATTTAGAGATCGTCGGCCAAACTTGTACTATCCATTAACAACCCTTGATGGTTATCTTGAATCCTAA
- the aguA gene encoding agmatine deiminase, giving the protein MLTTPKADGFYMPAEWYPQYQVWMIWPERTDNWRLGAKPAQKAFTEVALAIAEFARVTVGVSARQYENALLHLTKESTDKPIRVVELSSNDAWARDTGPTFVIRKDGEELRGVDWGFNAWGGLEGGLYFPWDFDEQVASKILQIEGCHRYRCDGFVLEGGSIHVDGEGTVLTTEECLLNHNRNPHLTRQQIEQYLSDYLNIEKVIWLPQGLYNDETNGHIDNFCCFIRPAEVILAWTDDVNNPNYGRCQEAWQVLEATTDAQGRKLTIHKMPIPGPLFATEEECAGVDYQQGSQPRDPSIQLAGSYINFLIVNDGIVAPCFNDPKDQEAQAILQQLFPDKKVVMVAGREILLGGGNIHCITQQQPF; this is encoded by the coding sequence ATGCTAACTACTCCAAAAGCTGATGGGTTTTATATGCCTGCCGAGTGGTATCCACAATATCAAGTGTGGATGATTTGGCCTGAGCGTACTGATAATTGGCGTTTAGGTGCTAAGCCAGCTCAAAAAGCTTTTACTGAAGTTGCGTTAGCTATTGCTGAATTTGCTAGGGTAACTGTGGGGGTAAGTGCTAGACAGTATGAAAATGCATTGCTTCATTTAACAAAAGAGTCTACAGATAAACCCATACGAGTGGTTGAGCTTTCATCGAATGATGCGTGGGCTAGGGATACTGGCCCAACTTTTGTAATCCGTAAGGATGGTGAAGAGTTACGGGGTGTTGATTGGGGATTTAATGCTTGGGGTGGCTTAGAGGGTGGTTTATATTTTCCTTGGGATTTTGATGAGCAAGTAGCCTCAAAGATACTCCAGATAGAAGGATGTCATCGTTATCGTTGTGATGGTTTTGTGCTTGAAGGTGGTTCTATCCATGTGGATGGTGAGGGAACAGTATTAACAACAGAAGAATGTTTACTAAATCACAATCGTAACCCCCATTTAACACGTCAACAAATAGAACAATATCTTAGTGATTATTTAAATATTGAAAAAGTAATTTGGTTACCTCAAGGGTTATATAATGATGAAACCAATGGGCATATAGATAATTTTTGTTGTTTTATTCGTCCAGCAGAAGTAATACTGGCGTGGACAGATGATGTAAACAATCCCAATTACGGTCGTTGCCAAGAGGCTTGGCAAGTTTTAGAAGCAACTACAGATGCACAAGGAAGAAAACTAACGATTCATAAAATGCCTATCCCAGGGCCACTATTTGCCACAGAGGAAGAGTGTGCAGGAGTCGATTATCAGCAAGGTAGTCAGCCTAGGGATCCTTCTATTCAATTAGCTGGCTCATATATTAATTTTTTAATAGTGAATGATGGTATTGTCGCTCCTTGCTTTAATGATCCTAAAGATCAAGAAGCGCAAGCTATTTTGCAACAACTGTTTCCTGATAAAAAAGTGGTCATGGTTGCTGGTCGTGAAATTTTATTAGGTGGGGGTAATATCCATTGTATTACCCAGCAGCAACCATTTTAA